GGCCGTGAAGAACTTCAAGAAGGGCGGCAACGACCTGATCACGGTCGCCGAAGGAATGGGCGCCACGACGGCGGTCATGGGCGGCGCCGAGCTCATCGGCAAGGGCCTCAACATCAAGCCCCTCCAGGGCCTGCTCACCGAGCATGCCGGCGTCGTCGGCGGCGCGGCGATCTCGGGCCTGGGCGGCACGCTCGCCAAGGTCAGCGTTCAGGACATGTCCAAGAAGGGCGTCAACGAGCTCAACATCGCCGGCGCCACCCTGGGCGGCGCGGCGGTGCCGGGCGGCGTGGCCGTCGCGGCGGCCACCCTGGGCGCCGAGAAGGTCGCCGAGTACGGCGGCAAGGCCTCGCTCTTCGTGGGCGGCGCCGGCCTTGGCGCTCTCACCTACAAGTGGGGCAAGGACGCCGTGGGTTCGTTCCAGAACGGCGATCAGCTCAAGGGCCTGGGCTACAGCGCCCTGGCGCTCAACACCGGCATCGGCAGCACCTGGGCGATCGGCACCGCGACGGGAATCAAGCCCCTCACGAAGGTCGGCGAGTACGTCTCGAAGTACGCCCTCGAGCCAGTCTGGGAGAAGGGCATCGTTCCGGCCGGCAAGTACCTGTACAACAATCCGGTCGTCGGCGGCGTCATCGTGGCCGGCACCGTGGCCGGCGGCGCGTACTGGTACTTCAAGAACAAGCCCTCGGCGGCCACCGCCAAGTAGCCCGGGCACGCCAGCATAGGCCGCCGAGCCCGGCCGCCCTCAGCGGCCCCGGTCCCGGACACAGGTAACAAAGAGCGCTCTCGAAAGGGAGCGCTCTTTCGTTGGCGGCCGGCCGGCCGCGGTACCATGGAGGGATGCTCGTCGAGACGAAGTCCGCGGTCTCTTCCCGCAACCAGCTCGTCAAGGCCGTCGTGGCGTCGTGCATCGGCACCGCCATCGAGTGGTACGACTTCTTCCTCTACGGCTTCGCGGCCGCCCTGGTCTTTCCGCAGCTTTTCTTCCCCAAGAGCGATCCGCTGACCGGCGCGCTGCTGGCGTTCTCGACGTACTTCGTCGGCTTCCTGTCCCGGCCGCTGGGGGCGGCGATATTCGGGCACTACGGCGATCGCATCGGCCGCAAGGCGACCCTGGTGGCCACCCTGATGCTGATGGGCGTGGCCACCTTCGTGGTGGGCCTCATGCCGACGTACGCGACCATCGGCATCTGGGGCGGCGTGATCCTCACGGTGCTGCGCGTGGCCCAGGGCCTGGGCGTCGGCGGGGAGTGGGGGGGGTCGGTGCTGATGTCCATGGAGTGGTCCGACGGGCGGCGGCGCGGTTTCATCGCTTCGTGGCCGCAGTTCGGCGTGCCCCTGGGCCTGATCATGGCCAACGGCGCCCTGCTGCTGTTCAACCACGTCGCCGGCCCCGACTTTCTCACCTGGGGCTGGCGGGTGCCGTTCCTGTTCTCGGGCTTCCTGATCCTCATCGGCCTGTACATCCGCCTCGGCGTACTGGAGACGCCCACGTTCTCGCGGGTGGT
This genomic window from Candidatus Tanganyikabacteria bacterium contains:
- a CDS encoding MHS family MFS transporter, which translates into the protein MLVETKSAVSSRNQLVKAVVASCIGTAIEWYDFFLYGFAAALVFPQLFFPKSDPLTGALLAFSTYFVGFLSRPLGAAIFGHYGDRIGRKATLVATLMLMGVATFVVGLMPTYATIGIWGGVILTVLRVAQGLGVGGEWGGSVLMSMEWSDGRRRGFIASWPQFGVPLGLIMANGALLLFNHVAGPDFLTWGWRVPFLFSGFLILIGLYIRLGVLETPTFSRVVSEKKVEAQPVLAVLRQQWREVLLTTLARTGQQSAFYIFTTFILVYATKNLAMERGEVLNLVLQASCASLISIPLFGYLSDVIGRKPMYILGTATLLFFIFPYFWALDSRVPGLVAIAVWLALPIHDMAYSPQAALIAESFTPRLRYSGASLGYHLASITAGGPAALIAIWLLATFQTSMAIAVYIALGCVVALLATAFLPERAHLDVSEEYDLGGSSPK